ACTTGTTACTACTAAGTACtcgtattaatcataatatttattaaccgtTTTGAGCGTTTTACTTGGTGTATCGAACTGTTGGCTGctgttctataattaattttttcaatacgcTAAGCTTCACCACGCGATCATCAACTATGAAACTGTTTACCCACAATATGCTGTCGTCCAAAAGTCTGGAAGGAGTCAAAGTAGGATATCCGCTTCGCATTGTCGTGAGTGATttcgttgttatttttattcactgTTGTCgacattttttgaatactgTCTCCTTATTGTAATGTTGCGTGTTCTTACTTTATACGTTATTTTCGACAGGCGAAAGAAATTAAGATATCCAAATCAGAATTCAACAAGGagtttgtgaaaaaaataatagggaATATCAATTGGAAAGTTTTTGTAAATGCTGCTAAGCAGGTACGTTCATTGTGTGgttttggtattattattatgcaatcaaataatatctatttagtatttaccataatattaattgattttacaagggtttatttttgtttttattctagaTTGGCTATGGCAAAGACCTATCTGAAgatttaatcaaaaactatGAAAACGATGAAGAATATCTCAAAAAAGTACACCATCTACTCATGGAAGTAAGTCTGGACtgatgtatttaatacttaaatactatcattattattttttttttaagttaagacACATTATTccagtattatgttttatctaTTGGcctaataaaaaagtttgtgTAACCCACATTTATGTCAAGGtccaatcatataataattcagtTTACCTATTGGTTTCgtttgaaaatacaattattttattatgtaattaataattattaatattccaacacttgtttattttatttaggtagaCATTATAAATGGTGAACTTATATGTCCAGAATCACATAGAGCGTTTCCAATATCAGATGGTGTACCTAACTTACTGTTAGATGaggatt
This sequence is a window from Rhopalosiphum maidis isolate BTI-1 chromosome 1, ASM367621v3, whole genome shotgun sequence. Protein-coding genes within it:
- the LOC113549254 gene encoding multifunctional methyltransferase subunit TRM112-like protein, coding for MKLFTHNMLSSKSLEGVKVGYPLRIVAKEIKISKSEFNKEFVKKIIGNINWKVFVNAAKQIGYGKDLSEDLIKNYENDEEYLKKVHHLLMEVDIINGELICPESHRAFPISDGVPNLLLDED